The Thermomonospora curvata DSM 43183 DNA segment GGACGGGCGCGTGGAGAGTCTGTGGCCGTGCTCGTCGGCTCGCTCCGGCGCCTGACCGCGCATCCCGTAGACCCGCGGGTCATCGACGCCGGTTGGGCTCTGAGCGTCGGCGTCCTTACATCGGACTGTCACTGGTCGGGCATCGCCGTTCCGAGAGCGTTCAGACGCCGACTGGCTGGCCGGTCGTCAGGGAAGGCCGCTCGGTCAGCGCTGCGTCCGAGCAGGTAGGCGGGGAGAACGGTACCGGTATGGATCATGCGCTTCCCACTGATGTCCGTAAGGCCCTGGCCGTGGTCGCCGAGCGCTGCCAGGTACCGACCGGTGACGCCAAGGTGCTGCGCCGACACAGCAACACCGTCATCGCACTGCCATCCGCCGGTCTGATCATCCGCATCGCCGGCAACCCGGACGCCTTCACAAAAGTGGCCATCTCGATCCAGGTCACACGCTGGCTGTCAGAACGCGGCTACCCCTGTGTGATCCCAGCCGACCCAGCAGGACCATTCCGGGTCGAGGGACGAGTGGTGTCGGCATGGCAGGCAGCCGACATCGACCCCGACCGGGCCGGCAGCGGCGGTGATCTGGGCATGCTGCTGCGCCGGCTGCACGATCAACCACACCCACCGTTTTCACTGCCATCGCTGCACGACCCGCTCGCCGGGGTGGCGGCCGCCATCGAACACCACCCCGATGCGATGACCACTGCCGACCGGACATGGCTACTGCAACAGATCCGGCAGTTGCGCCACCACTGGGCCAGGCTGAACTTCCCACACCCGCCGCGGCTGATCCATGCAGACGCCCACTCCAACAACCTTCTTCCTCTGCGCGGTGGAGGAGTACTGCTGGGCGATTGGGACCATGCGACGATCGGCCCCTGCGAATGGGACCTCATCCAGATCCACTACATGCACCGCCGCTTCGCCCGACACACCGACCAAGAGATCGAAGAGTTCACCGCCGTCTACGGCTGGGACATCCGCGGCTGGGACGGATTCGAAACACTACTGCGCATCCGAGAGATCAGCGGGCTGAGCCCCTACATCCGCCACGCCCCCACCCAGCAGACGCTGCGAGCCGAGGTGACCCACCGGCTCGCCACTCTCCGACAGGGCGACGATCACGCCCGCTGGAACCCACCCTCCACCAGGTGACCACCGAGAGCGGACACCACCACCCCATCCCAAGCCGAGAAATCCGTTGCCCTTCCTGCCCCCCACGAACACACACCAGCCCGCCGCCGCGTGTAGGAGCCGGGCCAATGGACGCTGTCGGGCAGCGCTTCCGACGCCCACGCCAGCCGGCCTCCAGCGTGGCGATGACCTGCAGGTTCATCCCATGGCAGTGGTGCTTGCCGAGGGAGAAGGGCCGGTCGGCGGTCGGCCAGCCGATCGGGATCAGCGTGCGGTCCGGCACCAGCGGCTGCTCTCCACACGCCCGGGCGGCCTGCAGCGCCCGGTCCAGCTTGGGCGCGCGGGCGACCGGCGGGTTCACCGCCTCGTGCACGTAGCTGCAGGTAGGTGGGGGCCTGCGCCCCGAATCCGGTTCCGACCTGGGCATACGGCTTGGCCGGTATGCAGGTGGGCCAGCACCGGCAGGGCTTGGCCACTGCAGGTCAGGGCCCGGCGGCGGTGAGCGGCCGACAGCCGAACGGGGTGCTCAGCTCCGGGGACGGAGGACGTCGAGCATGGCTCGTTAGGGAAGCGACGCAAAACCTCTGGGCAGTGGGTCGTTGTGGTGGTGCAGACACCTCCTCCCAGGGGCTTTATGACTTTCAGAGCGCAACGAGGCAACGTCTCCCAACGTGTTCAACATCCCTGGTGCACGCTTCGTCCCGGCGTGTTCCGTTCAATTTCGTTGAGAAAACCCCAGTCATGGCGCCTGCTCATAGATCCGTCGCTGGGTCGCCAGGAGGCAGGGCTCTGGGCTTTGCACCGGGACCCGGCAGTGGAGCGGGTGGCCTCTGCCTCGTCTCCGCCGTCCGACGCCGCCGGGCGGCCGCTCGCCTCGCCCCTCTTCTTCAGGGCGTCTGAGAAGTCCTCCATGAGCTCCGCGGCGGGCCGGTCCAGCGGCCGGTGCACGGAGGTGAGGGGGTCAGCTGTTCTTGAAGGGGTTGAAGGTGCGTCCCGCAAGGTAGCTCAGGCGGATGGGCAGGGGCTTCATGAGGGCGGCGGAGATCTTGTTGACGAGGCCGGGGATGCAGACGGGTTTGCCGTCCTGGACGGCTTTCCAGCCCTCGGCCACGACGGCTTCGGGGTGCTGCCACAGGATGCGGGGAAGGCGGTTGGCCTTGTCGCGGGTGCCCATGACGTCGTGGAACTCGGTGTAGGTGAAGCCGGGGCACAGAGCGGTGACGTGGATGCCGTAGGGCTTGAGCTCCATGTCGAGGGCTTGG contains these protein-coding regions:
- a CDS encoding phosphotransferase family protein; this encodes MDHALPTDVRKALAVVAERCQVPTGDAKVLRRHSNTVIALPSAGLIIRIAGNPDAFTKVAISIQVTRWLSERGYPCVIPADPAGPFRVEGRVVSAWQAADIDPDRAGSGGDLGMLLRRLHDQPHPPFSLPSLHDPLAGVAAAIEHHPDAMTTADRTWLLQQIRQLRHHWARLNFPHPPRLIHADAHSNNLLPLRGGGVLLGDWDHATIGPCEWDLIQIHYMHRRFARHTDQEIEEFTAVYGWDIRGWDGFETLLRIREISGLSPYIRHAPTQQTLRAEVTHRLATLRQGDDHARWNPPSTR